ATGCTGAAATTACACGAATAGAATTCGAAGGACCAAGACTCGCCATCTATGTGAAGAATGTCGGCCTATTGGCCGAGCAAAGCTACGTGGTCACTGAGATCGTTAATCTACTTCACAAGAGGATAGTTATTCGGTCCGACCAGTCCATACGTCTTCCGGAACGCGAGGCCGAAGCCTACATTCGCAAGATCATTCCTGCTGAGGCTGAAGTGACTTCGATCAATTTCGACCCGAGCCTCGGCGAAGTGGTAGTCGAAGCAGCGAAACCAGGCGTGGCAATAGGGAAGGAAGCGACGGTCTTGCAACAGGTTGTGAAGGAAACAAGGTGGCGGCCGCGAATACTCAGGGCTCCCCCCTTGCACTCAAAGATCATTTCTAGCACTCGTCATATCCTTCATACCGAGAGCGAAGAACGCAGCAGGATTCTGCGTGACGTAGGCGAAAGAATCTTTCGCCCCACCTTTAGCAAGGCCGGCTACGTTCGACTCGTTACGCTTGGAGCCTTCCACGAAGTCGGTCGAGCTGCAATGCTCATTCAAGCCGGATCGAGCAGTGTACTACTCGACAGCGGAATAAACCCCGGAGCGCAAGATCCTTCATCAGCATATCCGCGATTTGATACTGACGAGTTCGACCTGGAAAAACTGGATGCTGTTGTCATATCCCATGCCCACCTCGATCACTGCGGCATACTTCCGTTCCTTTACAAGTATGGCTACGATGGACCAGTCTATTGCTCAGAACCCACCCAAACTCTGATGACGCTTCACCAGCTCGACTATCTTGATGTTCACAGCAGGGAAGGAGAACACTCGCCCTACGACCAAAAAGACGTCAGAGAAGTCGTAACGCACACCATACCTCTACGCTACAATGTAGTTACTGACGTCGCTCCGGACATCAAGCTCACCTTTCACAACGCTGGCCATATCCTCGGCAGCTCGATGGTACACCTTCATATCGGTGAAGGCTTACACAACATAGTGTACAGCGCCGACTTCAAGTTCGGACGAACAATGATGCTCGATCCGGCAACAGCCCTCTTCCCTAGAGCCGAGACACTCATCATTGAGAGCACATACGGCGGACCCGACGATATCATGCCAGACCGAGAAGGAGTCGAAGGCAAGCTCGTCAGCATAGTCAATGACACAGTCGAGAAGGGTGGAAAGGTGCTGATACCTGTTCCCGCTGTCGGACGAGCTCAAGAAATAATGCTCGTCCTAGATGCATACATGAAAAACGGCGCTCTCCGGGAACTCCCTATCTACATCGAGGGAATGGTCAACGAGGCGACCGCGATTCATACAGCCTTTCCGGAATATCTGGTTCGAGACATCAAAGAACAGATCCTTCACAAAGACATCAACCCATTCCAATCCGAATACTTCCATCCGGTTACTCACCCAAGTGACAGAGAGGAAATTATCGCGGGAGGCCCATGCGTCATAATTGCCACCTCAGGAATGCTCGAAGGCGGACCCGCGATTGACTACTTCCGACACCTTGCGCCTGACGCAAGAAATACTCTTGCGTATGTGAGCTACCAAGTTGATGGTACGTTAGGAAACAGAATCAAGAATGGTTTGAAAGAGGTCTCTCTTTACGCTCATGACGGCAAGATGGAAATGGTGAAGGTGAATATGAGAGTAGAATCCATTGAAGGGTTTTCGGGCCATTCAGACAGAAATCAGCTCTTAGGATTCATCAAGCGGATGTCTCCGAAGCCAACCAAGATCATAGTCAACCACGGAGAAAGAAGGAAGTCGGATCTTTTCGCTCAAAACGTCAACCGCATATTCGGAATCAAGACGGTCGTTCCTGACGTTCTGGAATCCATCAGGCTACGATAGCTCGCCAGGTCTCATCTCGTACCTGGAACTGCTTCACTCTGAAGTGGAACCGCAGGGATGGCTCCTTCTGGGGAGGCAGCTTCTTTCCTCCATACCTTTACGCCTGCTGGCGTTATGACAATACGCTCCTCTCCCAGCCGAGCAATATCTCCTCCCAAAGATTTTGTGTAGTCGGTCAACTCCGTGATTGCGAGTTTTGTCTCCTCAACGCTCTTCCGCGCCAAGGGAGTAATTCTCACGATCAGAATGTTGCCGGTTCTGACCTCCCCCTTTATCGTCTCCACATCGTCCAGTTCCTGTAGAGGAAGAGCCTTCACATATATCGAAGAATGCTGCATGTGGAAAGATCAGACTGTGCTCCGGGAGCTAACATCGGGCGTCCGACCGGTTCGACTTTAAACATTTCCCTGACTATTTTCGATACAAATCGTCAATTGGAGCTTGAAGAAGTCGAACCCTTGGGCTTTATCACGTCCCAGATCAAGTCCCCAACGTAGTGGACATTCTCAACGACCTTCCCCTTCTTTGTAGCGGCCATTGGACCCGATCCAATGATTGCCTTCCCAACGGCAAGGAACTTGCCGTACTTCTCGTCCACGACTACCAAGAATTGCCCCACCTCGAACTCCCCACTCAGCTTTCGAATCCCCGGGGCCATGATGTCCGCGCCTCCAACTACATGTGGGACCGCGCCCATGTCAACGACAACCCGTGGCATCCTCTCAAGAGCTGAAGTATTCGTTAACACTGGCGCCAGGTCGCTCTTCCTCCGAAACGCGATGGCTATGCCGTCAACAAATATGATCTCTGAGTCTTTGACAGTCTCTATCTCGACTCTGGCTTTGTGAGTGAGATGCTGTTGGTTCGGGAGCCGTCTGAGTTCTTCGATCAGAGGCTTGGAGTCACGATCTTTGAGTATTGTTCTGACTGTCAAGACTTTTCGGAGTGATCGAGGGAGACAATCTTTAAAAGAGTACCTTCGCCCGACAACCCGCAACTCTCCGGTTGAGCGATGAATGTCTGAAGTTGCTGCGAAGATCTTCGAAGAGAGCCTGAACAAAGTCGTCCTGGTCCAACTCAAAGGCGGACGCAGTGTAAGAGGAAAGCTCTACAGCTTTGATCAACACATGAACCTAGTCCTCGAAGATGCGGAAGACGTCACTAACGCCGAGTCAACGAAGAAACTCGGCACCATCATCGTCAGAGGAGACAACGTAGTACTGGTTTCTCCCCCACCAAAGCGATAAGCTCGAAATTTTTTCTTCTTCCAGAGGCGACATGCCTCTTAGCCATGAGCTGGTTCTGGTATGATGCTACAAAGCTTAGCATTGAATTGCCCGGAGCAACTAATGCGAGAAGCCGATGCAAGATTCCATGAGCAACTCATGACTCGCTTCGGTTTCTTCTGCTTGATCTAAAGCCTCGTGCATCTACTGATTGTTTCTGGATGATGCATTCCCAGCCAAACGTGAAGTGTACACTTTACAAAGGTTAAATAGAATCCGGCAGGGTTCGCCGAAACTAATCCGTGAAGCGACTTGATCCGTAGTTCTCTAGGTGTACTTCTAGTTCTGCTCTCGCTATCCATCGTTCTTCCTCAGTCCGCTCGTTATGGTTCCACCAATTCTGGCATGTTCGGACATCCGGCCTTGGCCCCGTCGTTCGACCCATACAACCCACCTTGTCCGTGCCCCGCTTTCAACGTCACCTATTCTCAGTTTGACCTATACACAAGCAAGAACGCAAC
This window of the Candidatus Bathyarchaeia archaeon genome carries:
- a CDS encoding LSm family protein, which produces MSEVAAKIFEESLNKVVLVQLKGGRSVRGKLYSFDQHMNLVLEDAEDVTNAESTKKLGTIIVRGDNVVLVSPPPKR
- a CDS encoding beta-CASP ribonuclease aCPSF1; translation: MTRTYNDVHAKIRETIVEHMPKDAEITRIEFEGPRLAIYVKNVGLLAEQSYVVTEIVNLLHKRIVIRSDQSIRLPEREAEAYIRKIIPAEAEVTSINFDPSLGEVVVEAAKPGVAIGKEATVLQQVVKETRWRPRILRAPPLHSKIISSTRHILHTESEERSRILRDVGERIFRPTFSKAGYVRLVTLGAFHEVGRAAMLIQAGSSSVLLDSGINPGAQDPSSAYPRFDTDEFDLEKLDAVVISHAHLDHCGILPFLYKYGYDGPVYCSEPTQTLMTLHQLDYLDVHSREGEHSPYDQKDVREVVTHTIPLRYNVVTDVAPDIKLTFHNAGHILGSSMVHLHIGEGLHNIVYSADFKFGRTMMLDPATALFPRAETLIIESTYGGPDDIMPDREGVEGKLVSIVNDTVEKGGKVLIPVPAVGRAQEIMLVLDAYMKNGALRELPIYIEGMVNEATAIHTAFPEYLVRDIKEQILHKDINPFQSEYFHPVTHPSDREEIIAGGPCVIIATSGMLEGGPAIDYFRHLAPDARNTLAYVSYQVDGTLGNRIKNGLKEVSLYAHDGKMEMVKVNMRVESIEGFSGHSDRNQLLGFIKRMSPKPTKIIVNHGERRKSDLFAQNVNRIFGIKTVVPDVLESIRLR
- the sepF gene encoding cell division protein SepF: MQHSSIYVKALPLQELDDVETIKGEVRTGNILIVRITPLARKSVEETKLAITELTDYTKSLGGDIARLGEERIVITPAGVKVWRKEAASPEGAIPAVPLQSEAVPGTR
- a CDS encoding PUA domain-containing protein, yielding MTVRTILKDRDSKPLIEELRRLPNQQHLTHKARVEIETVKDSEIIFVDGIAIAFRRKSDLAPVLTNTSALERMPRVVVDMGAVPHVVGGADIMAPGIRKLSGEFEVGQFLVVVDEKYGKFLAVGKAIIGSGPMAATKKGKVVENVHYVGDLIWDVIKPKGSTSSSSN